One window of Myxocyprinus asiaticus isolate MX2 ecotype Aquarium Trade chromosome 4, UBuf_Myxa_2, whole genome shotgun sequence genomic DNA carries:
- the rusc2 gene encoding AP-4 complex accessory subunit RUSC2 isoform X1, with protein sequence MESPPKLAGETLIVHHIPLVHCHVLGSRQCCGSPLKRSGNPFSCPENLGLSRTTSLPERDILQREALVYSSLIQTSSSSLSSSDTYGDGGMRGGEKQGRGRREGSMASNTSSFTSSTSEDQTQALPMKTRERPNSRRNPFLLNTEDEDEEDEDNLNGYLEDSSFHLHGNSHEISNAVHANEDLPPFHLHDLGFNAEPFLLHDSTEQKWCSANDPSGAVEGSDNTIGGNFALSTHLEGLNLLRLDSQQRHGSSGSTLSMDCGEQDWGEDDDEEDQSMLGGRGSSECSSLAVPHCSCCGLSQPYPEPFPDLFSECHQGYASDSSCNSSDGVLVNFSTIYNKMNNVVPAKLSLNINSSADQSCASSVSELVGTIGTECSSGRGAFYLDLHTSPTEPLQHTSATMERVNSSSSSVCPSRPQDATMELDANCNSYHNHLGSEALSSAETYANDLTSCLQSQARLVVATQNFYKLVTCDISSQSSPSPAGSSVTSCSDEHSKGSPTQPTEYFLFQQMKEDEEDTELQNKAKIGDDPNLTESIHDNVIEGQVYINISPPITACNSVGASVSGCPRSRSYDRNLDKSPSPRLRSLERMLSCPVRLCESAAPSLPPPPRVTSFAEMARSKRRTGGSPLQKGGMEATSTHSHSSGEFSPILEDLPQGQSHSIPPLTRCHSQGSSDISSPQKPWSTLPRESPGRAGKQTRTKAEGGLSSSTDSSPVVVRYSKDQRPTSLPIQPFTFQHQFGKPQAKPLLPLLDGYISHMQARGVAAPEGGEDNSEEDHRQPHAASNAPTTVRPSPLGSYSPVRLQAAPTSSGTCSTCTPTPSGPKPPRSLSCPISAGLLPQHTPPGEAIQMETPKLAPLPPTPPPPPLMKQGPLMPALPTRIHFLHRGNLTDLPTLPSSGLSPLGKLEPAPQEEPVKVLPACVSQRQPNVHHLSPQALKWREYRRKNPLGVECGKDGPPHSLSCALETKRPGTRVMRRNVFDFPPTNPPLSFSRLNGQSLRQLPECYSDFLPDYFSQTERPPEEFCLSPDANTDESISIDLLQKRGLVKAINIAVDLIVAHFGTSRDAGVKAKLGNSSVSPNVGHLIVKYLCPAIREILHDGLKAYVLDLIIGQRKNQPWSVVEASTQLGPSTRVLHSLFSKVSQYSELTNHSMRLNAFIFGLLNLRSLEFWFNHIYTHEDIIAAHYQPWGFLSLSQGACKPLFEELLLLLQPLSLLPFDLDLLFEPHQLQKGEEHLRRKEQLCSARQGLDQSDRSTFQLMRGFGTLEPSQKVGMVPSRESFILREEDARLRMEGALKVKRDGRKSVDCDSLDKVAGVGKELQKSDARQIDGVGWSAGQMKGVGGEVSEKEKRRESEGDMTKQRNRQAGWWYQLMQSSQVYIDNSAEGSKFVKWEKRRKGGIESHRQIHPPLREGVVEGAEAIQQMDEQVEQGWTSNSNRNTTGNGVLNQSALSEPAKATKGKPSWMGSPPESVLTELKKSKEKQPDCQDAFEGVQAQTEAGEDGSAQVLRWGRLFGAGNASKMEKSEQKSVRKQRLPSGWLSLDLSVLDLVAQSVGVGKRAEQQSQSQECQLGTTQQAQTQNPPTQRQAPRDVRALCYHIATEPGQLSFQKGDVLQVLSRADSDWLLCALGDSQGLVPIIYVTLIEDSKEPQS encoded by the exons ATGGAAAGCCCACCTAAGCTAGCAGGGGAGACCCTTATTGTCCACCACATTCCGCTGGTTCACTGCCATGTATTGGGTTCGCGACAGTGCTGTGGTAGTCCATTGAAAAGGAGCGGGAATCCCTTCAGCTGTCCGGAGAACCTGGGACTGAGCCGAACTACCTCTCTGCCTGAGAGAGACATTCTACAGAGGGAGGCACTGGTGTACAGTAGCCTCATTCAGACATCCAGCAGCAGCCTTAGCTCAAGCGACACTTATGGGGATGGAGGGATGAGAGGTGGAGAGAAACAAGGAAGAGGTAGAAGAGAAGGAAGCATGGCAAGCAACACTTCCTCTTTTACGTCAAGTACTTCTGAAGATCAGACTCAAGCCTTGCCAATGAAAACACGTGAACGGCCAAACTCGCGGCGGAACCCCTTTCTGCTTAATACAGaagatgaagatgaagaggaTGAAGACAATCTGAATGGATATTTGGAAGACTCTTCTTTTCACTTGCATGGAAATTCGCATGAAATCTCAAATGCAGTGCATGCAAATGAAGACTTGCCGCCTTTCCACCTACATGACCTTGGCTTTAACGCTGAGCCTTTCCTATTGCATGACTCTACTGAGCAAAAGTGGTGTTCTGCAAATGACCCAAGTGGGGCAGTAGAGGGCAGTGACAATACAATAGGTGGGAATTTTGCTTTGTCTACTCACTTGGAAGGCCTGAACCTGCTGAGATTGGACAGCCAGCAACGTCATGGAAGCAGTGGTTCCACCCTCTCAATGGACTGTGGTGAGCAAGACTGgggtgaggatgatgatgaagaagacCAGTCCATGCTGGGCGGCAGAGGCAGCTCCGAGTGTTCCAGTCTGGCAGTGCCTCACTGCTCCTGTTGCGGCCTATCCCAGCCATACCCTGAACCTTTCCCAGACTTATTTTCAGAGTGTCACCAGGGCTATGCCAGTGATTCTTCCTGTAACAGCTCAGATGGAGTGCTGGTTAACTTCAGCACAATTTACAACAAGATGAACAATGTTGTCCCAGCCAAGCTATCACTCAATATCAACAGTTCCGCCGACCAATCCTGTGCCTCGTCTGTGTCTGAGCTTGTTGGGACGATCGGGACAGAATGTAGCAGTGGACGTGGAGCTTTCTACCTGGACTTACACACCTCCCCAACAGAACCCCTACAGCATACTTCAGCCACTATGGAACGTGTaaactcttcctcttcctctgtaTGTCCATCTCGGCCACAAGATGCCACAATGGAACTAGATGCCAACTGTAACTCATACCACAACCACCTTGGAAGCGAGGCCCTGTCCTCTGCTGAAACCTATGCCAATGACCTCACCTCATGTCTTCAAAGCCAGGCTCGCTTGGTTGTAGCAACGCAGAATTTCTACAAGCTTGTGACATGTGATATTTCGTCCCAGTCCTCTCCCAGTCCGGCGGGGTCATCAGTCACAAGCTGCTCAGATGAGCACAGCAAAGGAAGTCCCACTCAGCCAACAGAGTACTTTCTATTCCAACAAATGAAAGAGGATGAAGAGGACACAGAGCTG CAGAATAAAGCGAAAATAGGGGATGATCCAAATTTGACTGAATCTATCCATGATAATGTAATTGAGGGGCAGGTGTATATCAACATCTCCCCACCTATTACAGCCTGCAATTCAGTTGGTGCTTCGGTAAGTGGTTGCCCTCGTTCCCGCAGCTATGACCGGAACTTGGACAAGTCACCATCTCCTCGTCTCAGATCGCTGGAGCGCATGCTTAGCTGCCCAGTCCGCCTTTGTGAGAGTGCAGCCCCAAGCCTGCCCCCTCCACCACGGGTCACTTCTTTTGCAGAAATGGCAAGGAGTAAGAGAAGAACAGGAGGGTCACCACTGCAGAAGGGTGGCATGGAGGCCACGTCTACACACTCCCATTCTTCTGGAGAGTTCTCACCCATCCTGGAAGACCTTCCGCAGGGTCAGAGCCACAGTATACCGCCACTCACTCGATGCCACAGCCAGGGGAGCTCTGATATATCTTCTCCACAAAAACCATGGAGTACGCTACCACGAGAGTCACCGGGGAGAGCAGGCAAACAGACTCGAACCAAAGCAGAAG GTGGCCTGTCTAGCTCCACAGACTCCTCGCCAGTTGTAGTTCGTTATAGCAAAGATCAGCGTCCGACCTCATTACCCATACAGCCCTTCACTTTCCAGCACCAGTTTGGAAAACCCCAGGCAAAGCCGCTCCTTCCACTTCTGGACGGATACATCAGCCATATGCAGGCTCGAGGAGTTGCAGCACCTGAGGGTGGTGAAGACAACTCGGAAGAAGACCACAGGCAACCTCACGCTGCTTCTAATGCCCCAACAACTGTGCGGCCATCTCCACTGGGCAGCTACTCGCCAGTTCGCCTCCAAGCTGCACCCACCTCTTCTGGAACCTGCTCGACATGCACTCCAACACCGAGTGGTCCAAAACCACCACGTTCCCTCTCTTGCCCCATCTCTGCTGGTCTTCTTCCCCAGCACACCCCACCTGGAGAGGCCATACAAATGGAGACTCCTAAACTTGCTCCCTTACCTCCTACGCCACCTCCACCACCACTGATGAAGCAAGGCCCACTGATGCCTGCTTTGCCTACAAGAATTCACTTTTTACACCGTGGGAATTTGACAGATTTGCCGACGCTTCCCAGCTCTGGTCTTAGTCCTCTCGGAAAGTTGGAGCCAGCTCCACAGGAAGAGCCAGTTAAAGTTTTACCGGCGTGTGTGTCACAGCGACAGCCCAATG TGCACCACCTATCCCCTCAGGCACTGAAATGGAGAGAGTACAGGCGAAAGAACCCTCTTGGAGTGGAGTGTGGTAAAGACGGTCCCCCTCATTCTCTCTCTTGTGCTCTGGAAACAAAGAGACCTGGAACTCGTGTCATGCGACGCAATGTGTTTGATTTCCCTCCGACCAATCCACCGCTCAGCTTCAGCAGATTGAATG GTCAGTCCTTGAGGCAATTGCCGGAGTGCTACAGTGATTTCCTGCCTGATTATTTTTCTCAGACTGAGCGCCCCCCAGAAGAATTCTGCTTATCTCCAGATGCTAATACTGATGAATCCATCTCTATAGACCTACTGCAGAAGAGAG GTTTGGTGAAGGCCATCAATATAGCAGTCGATCTGATAGTTGCTCATTTTGGAACTAGCCGGGATGCTGGAGTTAAG GCCAAATTAGGGAATAGCTCTGTTAGTCCTAACGTGGGTCACCTGATTGTAAAGTATCTGTGTCCTGCCATTCGTGAGATACTGCACGATGGACTGAAAGCCTATGTACTGGACCTGATCATTGGGCAACGCAAAAATCAGCCCTGGAGCGTGGTGGAGGCGTCCACACAACTCG GTCCCTCAACACGGGTTTTGCACAGTCTCTTCTCTAAAGTCAGTCAGTATTCCGAGCTGACCAATCATAGTATGCGACTCAATGCTTTCATCTTCGGCCTGCTAAA TTTGCGATCTCTGGAATTCTGGTTTAATCACATTTATACACATGAAG ACATCATTGCAGCACATTATCAGCCATGGGGTTTCCTATCCCTATCTCAAGGGGCATGCAAGCCACTGTTTGAAGAGCTTCTACTCCTTCTACAGCCGCTGTCACTGTTACCCTTTGACCTTGACCTGCTATTTGAGCCACACCAGCTACAAAAAGGAGAAGAGCACCTGAGACGCAAGGAACAGCTGTGCTCTGCCCGCCAAGGCCTTGACCAATCAGATCGCTCTACTTTCCAGCTCATGAGAGGCTTTGGAACATTGGAGCCTTCACAGAAAGTAGGGATGGTGCCTTCGAGAGAAAGTTTTATATTGAGAGAAGAGGATGCTCGGCTTAGAATGGAGGGAGCATTAAAAGTGAAAAGAGATGGGCGAAAGAGTGTCGACTGTGATTCACTCGATAAAGTGGCAGGAGTTGGCAAAGAGTTACAAAAGAGTGATGCAAGACAGATAGATGGAGTTGGATGGAGTGCTGGCCAGATGAAGGGAGTTGGAGGAGAAGTCAGTGAgaaggagaaaaggagagaaagtgAAGGAGACATGACCAAACAGAGAAACAGACAAGCCGGGTGGTGGTACCAACTCATGCAGAGCTCACAGGTTTACATCGACAACTCTGCTGAAGGGTCAAAATTTGTGAAGTGGGAGAAGAGGAGGAAGGGAGGCATTGAAAGTCACAGGCAAATCCATCCACCTCTTAGAGAAGGTGTAGTTGAGGGGGCCGAGGCCATTCAGCAGATGGATGAACAGGTGGAACAAGGTTGGACCAGCAATAGCAATAGGAATACCACAGGCAATGGGGTCCTCAACCAATCAGCTTTGTCAGAGCCCGCAAAAGCTACAAAGGGAAAGCCATCTTGGATGGGAAGTCCACCAGAATCAGTGCTCACGGAGCTAAAGAAGAGTAAGGAGAAGCAGCCAGACTGCCAGGATGCCTTTGAAGGGGTTCAGGCCCAGACGGAAGCAGGGGAGGATGGGTCAGCACAAGTTTTGCGCTGGGGTCGGCTGTTTGGAGCTGGAAATGCAAGCAAGATGGAGAAAAGTGAGCAGAAATCGGTTAGGAAACAAAG GTTGCCATCCGGTTGGTTGAGTCTCGACCTTTCCGTGTTGGATCTGGTGGCTCAATCTGTTGGTGTCGGGAAAAGAGCAGAGCAACAATCTCAAAGCCAAGAATGTCAACTTGGTACAACTCAACAAGCACAAACACAGAATCCCCCCACACAGAGACAAGCTCCACG tgATGTGAGGGCATTGTGCTATCATATTGCCACAGAGCCGGGCCAGCTCAGTTTCCAAAAAGGGGATGTGCTACAGGTGCTCAGCAGGGCAGACTCTGATTGGCTACTTTGTGCTCTGGGGGACAGCCAGGGCCTTGTCCCCATTATATATGTCACCCTAATTGAGGACAGTAAGGAGCCCCAGAGCTGA
- the rusc2 gene encoding AP-4 complex accessory subunit RUSC2 isoform X3, whose protein sequence is MESPPKLAGETLIVHHIPLVHCHVLGSRQCCGSPLKRSGNPFSCPENLGLSRTTSLPERDILQREALVYSSLIQTSSSSLSSSDTYGDGGMRGGEKQGRGRREGSMASNTSSFTSSTSEDQTQALPMKTRERPNSRRNPFLLNTEDEDEEDEDNLNGYLEDSSFHLHGNSHEISNAVHANEDLPPFHLHDLGFNAEPFLLHDSTEQKWCSANDPSGAVEGSDNTIGGNFALSTHLEGLNLLRLDSQQRHGSSGSTLSMDCGEQDWGEDDDEEDQSMLGGRGSSECSSLAVPHCSCCGLSQPYPEPFPDLFSECHQGYASDSSCNSSDGVLVNFSTIYNKMNNVVPAKLSLNINSSADQSCASSVSELVGTIGTECSSGRGAFYLDLHTSPTEPLQHTSATMERVNSSSSSVCPSRPQDATMELDANCNSYHNHLGSEALSSAETYANDLTSCLQSQARLVVATQNFYKLVTCDISSQSSPSPAGSSVTSCSDEHSKGSPTQPTEYFLFQQMKEDEEDTELQNKAKIGDDPNLTESIHDNVIEGQVYINISPPITACNSVGASVSGCPRSRSYDRNLDKSPSPRLRSLERMLSCPVRLCESAAPSLPPPPRVTSFAEMARSKRRTGGSPLQKGGMEATSTHSHSSGEFSPILEDLPQGQSHSIPPLTRCHSQGSSDISSPQKPWSTLPRESPGRAGKQTRTKAEGGLSSSTDSSPVVVRYSKDQRPTSLPIQPFTFQHQFGKPQAKPLLPLLDGYISHMQARGVAAPEGGEDNSEEDHRQPHAASNAPTTVRPSPLGSYSPVRLQAAPTSSGTCSTCTPTPSGPKPPRSLSCPISAGLLPQHTPPGEAIQMETPKLAPLPPTPPPPPLMKQGPLMPALPTRIHFLHRGNLTDLPTLPSSGLSPLGKLEPAPQEEPVKVLPACVSQRQPNVHHLSPQALKWREYRRKNPLGVECGKDGPPHSLSCALETKRPGTRVMRRNVFDFPPTNPPLSFSRLNGQSLRQLPECYSDFLPDYFSQTERPPEEFCLSPDANTDESISIDLLQKRGLVKAINIAVDLIVAHFGTSRDAGVKAKLGNSSVSPNVGHLIVKYLCPAIREILHDGLKAYVLDLIIGQRKNQPWSVVEASTQLGPSTRVLHSLFSKVSQYSELTNHSMRLNAFIFGLLNLRSLEFWFNHIYTHEDIIAAHYQPWGFLSLSQGACKPLFEELLLLLQPLSLLPFDLDLLFEPHQLQKGEEHLRRKEQLCSARQGLDQSDRSTFQLMRGFGTLEPSQKVGMVPSRESFILREEDARLRMEGALKVKRDGRKSVDCDSLDKVAGVGKELQKSDARQIDGVGWSAGQMKGVGGEVSEKEKRRESEGDMTKQRNRQAGWWYQLMQSSQVYIDNSAEGSKFVKWEKRRKGGIESHRQIHPPLREGVVEGAEAIQQMDEQVEQGWTSNSNRNTTGNGVLNQSALSEPAKATKGKPSWMGSPPESVLTELKKSKEKQPDCQDAFEGVQAQTEAGEDGSAQVLRWGRLFGAGNASKMEKSEQKSVRKQRLPSGWLSLDLSVLDLVAQSVGVGKRAEQQSQSQECQLGTTQQAQTQNPPTQRQAPR, encoded by the exons ATGGAAAGCCCACCTAAGCTAGCAGGGGAGACCCTTATTGTCCACCACATTCCGCTGGTTCACTGCCATGTATTGGGTTCGCGACAGTGCTGTGGTAGTCCATTGAAAAGGAGCGGGAATCCCTTCAGCTGTCCGGAGAACCTGGGACTGAGCCGAACTACCTCTCTGCCTGAGAGAGACATTCTACAGAGGGAGGCACTGGTGTACAGTAGCCTCATTCAGACATCCAGCAGCAGCCTTAGCTCAAGCGACACTTATGGGGATGGAGGGATGAGAGGTGGAGAGAAACAAGGAAGAGGTAGAAGAGAAGGAAGCATGGCAAGCAACACTTCCTCTTTTACGTCAAGTACTTCTGAAGATCAGACTCAAGCCTTGCCAATGAAAACACGTGAACGGCCAAACTCGCGGCGGAACCCCTTTCTGCTTAATACAGaagatgaagatgaagaggaTGAAGACAATCTGAATGGATATTTGGAAGACTCTTCTTTTCACTTGCATGGAAATTCGCATGAAATCTCAAATGCAGTGCATGCAAATGAAGACTTGCCGCCTTTCCACCTACATGACCTTGGCTTTAACGCTGAGCCTTTCCTATTGCATGACTCTACTGAGCAAAAGTGGTGTTCTGCAAATGACCCAAGTGGGGCAGTAGAGGGCAGTGACAATACAATAGGTGGGAATTTTGCTTTGTCTACTCACTTGGAAGGCCTGAACCTGCTGAGATTGGACAGCCAGCAACGTCATGGAAGCAGTGGTTCCACCCTCTCAATGGACTGTGGTGAGCAAGACTGgggtgaggatgatgatgaagaagacCAGTCCATGCTGGGCGGCAGAGGCAGCTCCGAGTGTTCCAGTCTGGCAGTGCCTCACTGCTCCTGTTGCGGCCTATCCCAGCCATACCCTGAACCTTTCCCAGACTTATTTTCAGAGTGTCACCAGGGCTATGCCAGTGATTCTTCCTGTAACAGCTCAGATGGAGTGCTGGTTAACTTCAGCACAATTTACAACAAGATGAACAATGTTGTCCCAGCCAAGCTATCACTCAATATCAACAGTTCCGCCGACCAATCCTGTGCCTCGTCTGTGTCTGAGCTTGTTGGGACGATCGGGACAGAATGTAGCAGTGGACGTGGAGCTTTCTACCTGGACTTACACACCTCCCCAACAGAACCCCTACAGCATACTTCAGCCACTATGGAACGTGTaaactcttcctcttcctctgtaTGTCCATCTCGGCCACAAGATGCCACAATGGAACTAGATGCCAACTGTAACTCATACCACAACCACCTTGGAAGCGAGGCCCTGTCCTCTGCTGAAACCTATGCCAATGACCTCACCTCATGTCTTCAAAGCCAGGCTCGCTTGGTTGTAGCAACGCAGAATTTCTACAAGCTTGTGACATGTGATATTTCGTCCCAGTCCTCTCCCAGTCCGGCGGGGTCATCAGTCACAAGCTGCTCAGATGAGCACAGCAAAGGAAGTCCCACTCAGCCAACAGAGTACTTTCTATTCCAACAAATGAAAGAGGATGAAGAGGACACAGAGCTG CAGAATAAAGCGAAAATAGGGGATGATCCAAATTTGACTGAATCTATCCATGATAATGTAATTGAGGGGCAGGTGTATATCAACATCTCCCCACCTATTACAGCCTGCAATTCAGTTGGTGCTTCGGTAAGTGGTTGCCCTCGTTCCCGCAGCTATGACCGGAACTTGGACAAGTCACCATCTCCTCGTCTCAGATCGCTGGAGCGCATGCTTAGCTGCCCAGTCCGCCTTTGTGAGAGTGCAGCCCCAAGCCTGCCCCCTCCACCACGGGTCACTTCTTTTGCAGAAATGGCAAGGAGTAAGAGAAGAACAGGAGGGTCACCACTGCAGAAGGGTGGCATGGAGGCCACGTCTACACACTCCCATTCTTCTGGAGAGTTCTCACCCATCCTGGAAGACCTTCCGCAGGGTCAGAGCCACAGTATACCGCCACTCACTCGATGCCACAGCCAGGGGAGCTCTGATATATCTTCTCCACAAAAACCATGGAGTACGCTACCACGAGAGTCACCGGGGAGAGCAGGCAAACAGACTCGAACCAAAGCAGAAG GTGGCCTGTCTAGCTCCACAGACTCCTCGCCAGTTGTAGTTCGTTATAGCAAAGATCAGCGTCCGACCTCATTACCCATACAGCCCTTCACTTTCCAGCACCAGTTTGGAAAACCCCAGGCAAAGCCGCTCCTTCCACTTCTGGACGGATACATCAGCCATATGCAGGCTCGAGGAGTTGCAGCACCTGAGGGTGGTGAAGACAACTCGGAAGAAGACCACAGGCAACCTCACGCTGCTTCTAATGCCCCAACAACTGTGCGGCCATCTCCACTGGGCAGCTACTCGCCAGTTCGCCTCCAAGCTGCACCCACCTCTTCTGGAACCTGCTCGACATGCACTCCAACACCGAGTGGTCCAAAACCACCACGTTCCCTCTCTTGCCCCATCTCTGCTGGTCTTCTTCCCCAGCACACCCCACCTGGAGAGGCCATACAAATGGAGACTCCTAAACTTGCTCCCTTACCTCCTACGCCACCTCCACCACCACTGATGAAGCAAGGCCCACTGATGCCTGCTTTGCCTACAAGAATTCACTTTTTACACCGTGGGAATTTGACAGATTTGCCGACGCTTCCCAGCTCTGGTCTTAGTCCTCTCGGAAAGTTGGAGCCAGCTCCACAGGAAGAGCCAGTTAAAGTTTTACCGGCGTGTGTGTCACAGCGACAGCCCAATG TGCACCACCTATCCCCTCAGGCACTGAAATGGAGAGAGTACAGGCGAAAGAACCCTCTTGGAGTGGAGTGTGGTAAAGACGGTCCCCCTCATTCTCTCTCTTGTGCTCTGGAAACAAAGAGACCTGGAACTCGTGTCATGCGACGCAATGTGTTTGATTTCCCTCCGACCAATCCACCGCTCAGCTTCAGCAGATTGAATG GTCAGTCCTTGAGGCAATTGCCGGAGTGCTACAGTGATTTCCTGCCTGATTATTTTTCTCAGACTGAGCGCCCCCCAGAAGAATTCTGCTTATCTCCAGATGCTAATACTGATGAATCCATCTCTATAGACCTACTGCAGAAGAGAG GTTTGGTGAAGGCCATCAATATAGCAGTCGATCTGATAGTTGCTCATTTTGGAACTAGCCGGGATGCTGGAGTTAAG GCCAAATTAGGGAATAGCTCTGTTAGTCCTAACGTGGGTCACCTGATTGTAAAGTATCTGTGTCCTGCCATTCGTGAGATACTGCACGATGGACTGAAAGCCTATGTACTGGACCTGATCATTGGGCAACGCAAAAATCAGCCCTGGAGCGTGGTGGAGGCGTCCACACAACTCG GTCCCTCAACACGGGTTTTGCACAGTCTCTTCTCTAAAGTCAGTCAGTATTCCGAGCTGACCAATCATAGTATGCGACTCAATGCTTTCATCTTCGGCCTGCTAAA TTTGCGATCTCTGGAATTCTGGTTTAATCACATTTATACACATGAAG ACATCATTGCAGCACATTATCAGCCATGGGGTTTCCTATCCCTATCTCAAGGGGCATGCAAGCCACTGTTTGAAGAGCTTCTACTCCTTCTACAGCCGCTGTCACTGTTACCCTTTGACCTTGACCTGCTATTTGAGCCACACCAGCTACAAAAAGGAGAAGAGCACCTGAGACGCAAGGAACAGCTGTGCTCTGCCCGCCAAGGCCTTGACCAATCAGATCGCTCTACTTTCCAGCTCATGAGAGGCTTTGGAACATTGGAGCCTTCACAGAAAGTAGGGATGGTGCCTTCGAGAGAAAGTTTTATATTGAGAGAAGAGGATGCTCGGCTTAGAATGGAGGGAGCATTAAAAGTGAAAAGAGATGGGCGAAAGAGTGTCGACTGTGATTCACTCGATAAAGTGGCAGGAGTTGGCAAAGAGTTACAAAAGAGTGATGCAAGACAGATAGATGGAGTTGGATGGAGTGCTGGCCAGATGAAGGGAGTTGGAGGAGAAGTCAGTGAgaaggagaaaaggagagaaagtgAAGGAGACATGACCAAACAGAGAAACAGACAAGCCGGGTGGTGGTACCAACTCATGCAGAGCTCACAGGTTTACATCGACAACTCTGCTGAAGGGTCAAAATTTGTGAAGTGGGAGAAGAGGAGGAAGGGAGGCATTGAAAGTCACAGGCAAATCCATCCACCTCTTAGAGAAGGTGTAGTTGAGGGGGCCGAGGCCATTCAGCAGATGGATGAACAGGTGGAACAAGGTTGGACCAGCAATAGCAATAGGAATACCACAGGCAATGGGGTCCTCAACCAATCAGCTTTGTCAGAGCCCGCAAAAGCTACAAAGGGAAAGCCATCTTGGATGGGAAGTCCACCAGAATCAGTGCTCACGGAGCTAAAGAAGAGTAAGGAGAAGCAGCCAGACTGCCAGGATGCCTTTGAAGGGGTTCAGGCCCAGACGGAAGCAGGGGAGGATGGGTCAGCACAAGTTTTGCGCTGGGGTCGGCTGTTTGGAGCTGGAAATGCAAGCAAGATGGAGAAAAGTGAGCAGAAATCGGTTAGGAAACAAAG GTTGCCATCCGGTTGGTTGAGTCTCGACCTTTCCGTGTTGGATCTGGTGGCTCAATCTGTTGGTGTCGGGAAAAGAGCAGAGCAACAATCTCAAAGCCAAGAATGTCAACTTGGTACAACTCAACAAGCACAAACACAGAATCCCCCCACACAGAGACAAGCTCCACGGTAA